One Lepus europaeus isolate LE1 chromosome X, mLepTim1.pri, whole genome shotgun sequence genomic window carries:
- the LOC133753296 gene encoding dolichyl-diphosphooligosaccharide--protein glycosyltransferase subunit DAD1-like: MSTSVVSVISRFLEEYLSSTPQCLKLLDAYLLYILLTGELQFGYCLLVGTFPFNSFLSGFISCVGSFILAVCLRIQINPQNKADFQGISPERAFADFLFASTILHLVVMNFVG, from the coding sequence ATGTCCACGTCGGTAGTGTCGGTAATTTCGCGTTTCTTGGAAGAGTACTTGAGCTCCACGCCGCAGTGCCTGAAGTTGCTGGACGCCTATCTCCTGTACATACTTCTGACTGGGGAGCTGCAGTTCGGTTATTGTCTCCTTGTGGGCACCTTCCCCTTCAACTCTTTCCTGTCGGGCTTCATCTCTTGTGTGGGGAGCTTCATCCTGGCGGTTTGCCTGAGAATACAGATCAACCCACAGAACAAAGCGGATTTCCAAGGCATCTCCCCGGAGCGagcctttgctgattttctctttGCCAGCACCATCCTGCACCTTGTGGTCATGAACTTTGTTGGCTGA
- the SLC25A53 gene encoding solute carrier family 25 member 53: MGEENCSPGKQLQHKTQMEAPGKSWHSQAYTLGAISNFMSTFLTFPIYKVVFRQQIHALAVSEAVRQLWHEGPQCFYRGIYPPLLSKTLQGTLLFGTYDSLLCSLCPVGPHSLGHRWAAGLMSGVVEAVALSPFERVQNVLQDGRKQARFPSTFSILKEFNSYGFWGRMSLGYYRGFWPVLVRNSLGSALYFSFKDPIRDSLAEQGLPHWVPALVSGSVNGTITCLVLYPLIVLVANMQSHIGWQSMPSLWASAQDLWDTRGRKVLLIYRGGSLVILRSSVTWGLTTAIHDFLQRKSHSRKEQKD, from the coding sequence ATGGGGGAAGAGAACTGCTCTCCCGGGAAGCAGCTACAGCACAAGACACAAATGGAGGCTCCAGGAAAAAGCTGGCACTCCCAGGCCTACACCCTTGGGGCCATTTCCAACTTTATGTCTACTTTTCTGACCTTTCCCATCTATAAGGTTGTGTTTCGACAACAGATCCATGCCCTGGCAGTGTCAGAGGCCGTGAGACAGCTTTGGCATGAAGGTCCTCAGTGCTTCTACCGGGGCATCTACCCACCTCTCCTCTCCAAGACATTGCAAGGGACTCTGCTGTTTGGGACTTATGACAGCCTGCTCTGCTCGCTCTGCCCTGTTGGCCCACATTCCCTGGGACACCGCTGGGCTGCAGGGCTCATGTCTGGTGTGGTGGAGGCTGTGGCACTCAGCCCCTTTGAAAGGGTACAGAACGTGCTCCAGGATGGTCGTAAGCAAGCTCGCTTCCCCAGCACCTTCAGCATTCTCAAGGAATTCAATTCTTATGGGTTTTGGGGGCGGATGTCGCTGGGCTACTATCGTGGCTTCTGGCCTGTCCTTGTCAGAAATAGCCTGGGGAgtgctctctatttctctttcaagGACCCCATCCGGGATAGCTTGGCAGAACAAGGCCTGCCCCACTGGGTCCCTGCCTTGGTATCCGGTAGTGTCAATGGAACAATTACCTGCCTAGTTCTATATCCTCTGATTGTGCTGGTTGCCAATATGCAGTCCCATATTGGCTGGCAGAGCATGCCAAGCCTGTGGGCCTCTGCCCAGGATCTGTGGGACACTCGGGGCCGAAAGGTGCTCCTAATCTACCGGGGAGGCTCCCTGGTCATCCTGAGGTCCAGCGTGACATGGGGCCTCACTACTGCTATCCATGACTTCCTGCAGAGGAAGTCTCACTCCAGAAAAGAGCAGAAAGACTGA
- the ZCCHC18 gene encoding LOW QUALITY PROTEIN: zinc finger CCHC domain-containing protein 18 (The sequence of the model RefSeq protein was modified relative to this genomic sequence to represent the inferred CDS: inserted 1 base in 1 codon; deleted 1 base in 1 codon; substituted 1 base at 1 genomic stop codon): MVSIIACVGKCLRQDTHLPPWALSMLRTLGRSLGPLMANMAEKNMRMFSGRAVPAPGEEAFENWLIQVNGVVPDWNMSEEEKLKCLMKTLRGPAQEVLCLLQVANPNLGVADFLQAMKLVFGKSESSMTAHGTFFNTLQAQREKASLYVICLEVXLRNAIQAGILAQKNANQTRLHQLLGAELNRDGQFRLKHLLRTYANDQERHPNFLELIRIIREEEDWDDTFITGKRPRRSEPIMERAGSPYVAFEGPQPIVTGNANCHCNVIEPEDSLEDSEEDVILVESRDPPLSSSTAPPFRVRARPRDQVLVIDSPNNSRAQSPSTSAASGYXKRKCTVLCSYCGEECLSRESCNRESSNPQVFENLFTHQKDLVQPQ; this comes from the exons ATGGTCAGCATCATTGCATGTGTGGGTAAATGCCTGCGGCAGGACACGCACTTGCCGCCTTGGGCCCTTTCCATGTTGAGGACCCTGGGAAGGAGCCTCGGTCCCTTAATGGCCAACATGGCAGAGAAAAACATGAGGATGTTCTCGGGAAGggcggtgccagccccaggggaggAAGCCTTTGAAAACTGGCTGATCCAAGTCAATGGGGTCGTGCCAGACTGGAATATGTCTGAGGAGGAAAAGCTCAAGTGCTTGATGAAAACCCTTAGGGGCCCTGCCCAGGAGGTCTTGTGTCTGCTTCAGGTGGCCAACCCCAACCTAGGTGTGGCAGATTTCTTGCAGGCCATGAAATTGGTGTTTGGGAAATCTGAAAGTAGTATGACTGCCCATGGTACATTTTTTAATACCCTGCAGGCACAGAGGGAGAAAGCCTCCCTATATGTGATCTGTTTAGAGGTGTAGCTGCGGAATGCCATTCAGGCAGGCATCTTAGCTCAGAAAAATGCAAACCAGACTCGCCTGCACCAGCTTTTAGGTGCTGAGCTGAATAGGGACGGGCAGTTCAGGCTTAAGCATCTTCTCAGGACTTATGCAAATGATCAAGAGCGACATCCCAATTTCCTGGAGTTAATCAGGATAATAAGGGAGGAAGAGGATTGGGATGACACTTTCATTACGGGGAAGCGGCCCAGAAGATCTGAGCCAATAATGGAGAGGGCAGGCAGCCCT TATGTGGCCTTTGAGGGCCCCCAGCCAATAGTGACTGGCAATGCTAACTGCCATTGCAACGTGATAGAACCAGAGGATAGCCTTGAAGACTCAGAGGAGGATGTGATTCTAGTGGAGTCTAGGGACCCTCCACTTTCATCCTCAActgctcctcccttcagagtcaGGGCCAGACCTCGGGATCAAGTGCTAGTGATTGATTCCCCCAATAATTCTAGGGCTCAGTCTCCTTCCACCAGTGCTGCTTCTGGGT GAAAGCGAAAATGCACGGTCCTCTGTTCATATTGTGGTGAGGAGTGCCTTTCAAGAGAAAGCTGTAACCGTGAGAGCAGCAACCCACAGGTTTTTGAGAACCTCTTCACACATCAGAAGGACCTGGTTCAACCACAGTAA